One genomic segment of Gemmatimonas aurantiaca includes these proteins:
- a CDS encoding DUF1592 domain-containing protein, protein MKSLVVAGSGCLALLAVASLDRSADQRERPVAPEAVAAPAAAGTARVVPAAYDRFVDAVTAPAASATPRRTGHPVLRPGATVMTSAALDAVVKKSCAGCHSETRKQGNLSLANFDLATIGQTAPDVAEKMINKLRTGMMPPPGRAKPAGDTLQVLMETLERNMDARYAANPNPGSRAFQRLNRAEYERAVRDVLGLEIKASSWLPLDTKSANFDNIADVQMPSATLLDSYLDAASEISRLAVGDPKAAVSTSTYKIARLASQLDEVDGAPAGTRGGTAVTHNFPADGEYIFTVTLHAIPTGQLFASTAPFDEKIEIAVNGERVALLDIDRGMSQADPQGMDIRTKPIPVRAGPQRISATFLRTFEGPVNDNITPLGHSIADTQIGAQSGITVQAHVQNFAVTGPYNPTGVSDTPSRRRIFSCRPLSAAEARPCAEKILSRLGAQAYRRPMGANDVKGLMAFYDEGAKEGGFEIGVRQALEAMLSSPHFIFRIEEVPAAAKGQVAVAGLDLASRLSFFIWGAPPDSQLVALGRSGRLQDTTVLIAQTRRLLKDPRSKALSTRFAAQWLRLQDVDLVHPDANQYPDFREQLAGEMVEETEQFFNYIVRENRSVLDIFTADYTFLNESLAKHYEIPGVVGTEFRKVSYPKDSHRSGILGHGSVLTLTSVANRTSPVLRGKWVMEVLMGSPPPPPPPNVPDLEKTGAAKEGRLLTTRERMEMHRENASCNSCHQFIDPIGLALDNFDVMGRWRIRENGTPLDTRGDFYDGTKVSSPAELQAALLKRPVPLMRSFTQNLMAYALGRRVEYADAPAVRKIESSARASNYKINDFILGVVKSDAFRKRSLLADATPATHETIPAPAASRTR, encoded by the coding sequence ATGAAGTCGTTGGTTGTCGCTGGTTCTGGTTGTCTGGCGTTGCTCGCCGTCGCGTCGCTCGATCGCTCAGCCGATCAGCGCGAGCGGCCGGTCGCGCCGGAAGCCGTGGCCGCGCCCGCCGCAGCCGGCACCGCCCGTGTCGTGCCCGCTGCCTATGATCGTTTTGTCGACGCCGTCACGGCGCCCGCGGCTTCGGCGACGCCGCGTCGCACCGGACATCCTGTGCTGCGCCCCGGCGCGACGGTGATGACCAGTGCCGCGCTCGATGCCGTGGTGAAGAAGAGCTGCGCCGGCTGTCACAGTGAGACCCGCAAGCAGGGCAACCTGTCGTTGGCCAACTTCGACCTCGCCACCATCGGGCAGACCGCGCCCGATGTGGCGGAGAAGATGATCAACAAACTCCGCACCGGCATGATGCCGCCGCCGGGACGCGCCAAGCCGGCCGGCGACACGCTGCAGGTGTTGATGGAGACGCTCGAGCGCAACATGGATGCGCGGTACGCGGCGAACCCGAACCCGGGCTCGCGCGCGTTTCAGCGTTTGAACCGCGCCGAGTACGAACGGGCCGTCCGCGATGTGCTCGGCCTCGAGATCAAGGCCAGCTCCTGGCTGCCGCTCGACACCAAGAGCGCGAACTTCGACAACATCGCGGACGTGCAGATGCCGTCGGCGACGTTGCTCGATTCGTACCTCGACGCCGCCAGCGAGATCAGCCGCCTGGCCGTGGGTGACCCGAAGGCGGCGGTTTCCACCAGCACCTACAAGATCGCGCGTCTCGCGTCACAGCTCGACGAGGTGGACGGCGCGCCGGCCGGTACACGTGGCGGCACGGCGGTGACGCACAACTTCCCGGCCGATGGCGAGTACATCTTCACCGTCACGCTGCATGCGATCCCCACGGGTCAGCTCTTCGCATCCACCGCGCCGTTCGACGAGAAGATCGAGATCGCGGTGAACGGCGAGCGGGTCGCGTTGCTCGACATCGACCGTGGCATGTCGCAGGCCGATCCGCAGGGCATGGACATCCGCACGAAGCCCATCCCCGTGCGTGCCGGCCCGCAGCGCATCTCGGCCACCTTCCTGCGCACCTTCGAAGGCCCCGTCAACGACAACATCACGCCGCTGGGCCACAGCATCGCCGACACGCAGATCGGTGCGCAGTCAGGCATCACGGTGCAGGCCCACGTGCAGAACTTCGCCGTGACCGGCCCGTACAATCCGACCGGTGTGTCGGACACGCCGAGCCGCCGTCGCATCTTCAGCTGCCGTCCCCTGTCGGCGGCCGAAGCGCGTCCCTGCGCCGAGAAGATCCTTTCGCGCCTCGGCGCGCAGGCCTATCGCCGGCCCATGGGGGCCAACGATGTGAAGGGGCTGATGGCCTTCTATGATGAAGGGGCCAAGGAAGGCGGCTTCGAAATCGGTGTGCGTCAGGCCCTCGAAGCGATGCTGTCCAGCCCGCACTTCATCTTCCGCATCGAAGAAGTGCCTGCCGCGGCCAAGGGGCAGGTGGCCGTTGCCGGACTCGATCTCGCATCGCGCCTGTCGTTCTTCATCTGGGGCGCACCGCCCGATTCGCAGCTCGTCGCGCTCGGCCGCAGTGGCCGTCTGCAGGACACGACGGTGCTGATCGCGCAGACCCGGCGTCTGCTCAAGGATCCGCGCTCGAAGGCACTGTCCACGCGCTTCGCGGCGCAGTGGCTGCGCCTGCAGGACGTGGACCTCGTGCACCCCGACGCCAACCAGTATCCGGATTTCCGCGAGCAGCTGGCCGGCGAGATGGTCGAAGAGACGGAACAGTTCTTCAACTACATCGTGCGCGAGAACCGCAGCGTGCTCGACATCTTCACCGCCGACTACACGTTCCTGAACGAGTCGCTGGCGAAGCACTACGAGATTCCCGGCGTGGTGGGTACGGAGTTCCGCAAGGTGAGCTACCCGAAGGACTCGCACCGCTCGGGCATCCTGGGGCATGGCAGCGTGCTCACGCTGACGTCGGTGGCCAACCGCACGTCGCCCGTGCTGCGCGGCAAGTGGGTCATGGAAGTGCTCATGGGTTCGCCGCCGCCGCCGCCGCCGCCCAACGTGCCCGACCTCGAGAAGACCGGCGCGGCGAAGGAAGGACGTCTGCTCACCACGCGGGAACGCATGGAGATGCACCGTGAGAACGCGTCCTGCAATTCGTGCCACCAGTTCATCGATCCCATCGGGCTCGCGCTGGACAACTTCGACGTGATGGGCCGCTGGCGCATCCGTGAGAACGGGACGCCGCTCGATACACGTGGTGACTTCTACGATGGCACCAAGGTGTCGAGCCCGGCGGAGCTGCAGGCCGCGCTGCTCAAGCGTCCGGTGCCGCTCATGCGCTCGTTCACGCAGAACCTGATGGCGTACGCGCTCGGCCGTCGTGTCGAGTACGCGGATGCGCCCGCGGTTCGTAAGATCGAGTCCTCGGCCCGCGCATCGAACTACAAGATCAACGACTTCATTCTCGGAGTGGTGAAGAGCGACGCGTTCCGCAAGCGGAGCCTGCTCGCCGACGCCACGCCCGCCACGCACGAAACCATCCCTGCGCCGGCTGCCAGCCGGACTCGCTGA
- a CDS encoding HupE/UreJ family protein produces the protein MLTASMANAHEVPRHVAVRAYVASLPDRVRLLVRIPMDAVRDVEFPLLAARARPDGPRPGVIDGAVNGSVNGSVNGSVDVARLTPFLHDAARLWVADGVLLRDGPDALPSPDVIAVRAALPADRAFDTYTSALHAVQHVPLADSVRIPPLQLALEVLLEVPVTRPVTDLIIEPRWAHLGVQTTTVMRLELPDGGERFFTWDGDPGAVRLDPSWAHAAARFVGQGALHMFGGLDHVLFVLCLVLPFRRIRPLIGIVTAFTIAHSITLATAALGYAPDVQWFSPLVEVIIAASIVLLALENIVGAKLERRWMMAFVFGLVHGFGFSSVLQEELQFAGGHLLTALAAFNVGVELAQVTVLLVAVPVLNWVFAKWIPERTGVIVASALIAHEAWHWMRDRSDALRGTFAWPAFDIDFWLMAIRVAMVLLVLLGVMWAISGVMTRLQQPRARARMQTLVLLLLAGALWTSAPTTVDAQSVTRTTMAGVYTADQANKGKEVFASSCLGCHTTASHMGTAFEIKWFGRPLFDLYDYLSQLMPKTAPGSLTEDEYVWVTAYILRLNRMPAGKTELSAEPSWLKSVRVDSVKTPVARDAGSGGRNGDGSGGGTGGGIGGGIGGGTSTRNATGGER, from the coding sequence ATGCTCACGGCATCGATGGCGAACGCCCATGAAGTCCCCCGGCACGTCGCCGTCCGCGCCTATGTGGCATCGCTCCCCGATCGGGTGCGGCTGCTCGTGCGCATTCCCATGGACGCCGTCCGGGATGTGGAGTTCCCGCTGCTCGCAGCCCGGGCTCGTCCCGATGGACCACGCCCGGGCGTGATCGATGGCGCGGTGAACGGTTCCGTGAACGGTTCTGTGAACGGTTCCGTCGATGTCGCGCGCCTGACCCCGTTCCTGCATGATGCGGCCAGGCTGTGGGTGGCCGACGGGGTGTTGTTGCGCGATGGACCCGATGCGCTGCCGTCGCCCGATGTCATCGCGGTGCGCGCCGCCCTGCCGGCCGATCGGGCGTTCGACACGTACACCTCGGCGTTGCACGCGGTACAGCACGTGCCGCTGGCCGACTCGGTGCGGATTCCGCCGCTGCAACTCGCACTCGAAGTGTTGCTCGAAGTGCCCGTCACGCGACCGGTCACCGATCTGATCATCGAACCGCGCTGGGCGCATCTCGGCGTGCAGACCACCACCGTGATGCGGCTCGAGCTTCCGGATGGTGGCGAACGTTTCTTCACATGGGACGGCGATCCCGGTGCCGTGCGCCTCGATCCCTCCTGGGCGCACGCCGCGGCGCGGTTCGTGGGGCAGGGCGCGCTGCACATGTTCGGCGGGCTCGATCATGTGCTGTTCGTGTTGTGTCTCGTGCTGCCGTTCCGCCGCATCCGGCCGCTCATCGGCATCGTCACCGCGTTCACCATCGCCCATTCCATCACGCTGGCCACGGCTGCACTGGGTTATGCGCCCGACGTACAATGGTTCTCGCCGCTGGTGGAGGTGATCATCGCCGCCTCGATCGTGCTGCTGGCGCTGGAGAACATCGTGGGGGCGAAGCTCGAACGGCGCTGGATGATGGCCTTCGTGTTCGGGCTCGTGCACGGTTTCGGATTCTCGTCCGTCCTGCAGGAGGAATTGCAGTTTGCCGGCGGCCATCTGCTCACCGCGCTGGCGGCCTTCAACGTGGGTGTGGAACTCGCACAGGTGACGGTGCTGCTGGTCGCCGTGCCCGTGCTGAACTGGGTGTTCGCGAAGTGGATCCCTGAACGCACCGGCGTGATCGTCGCGTCCGCGCTGATCGCGCACGAGGCCTGGCACTGGATGCGGGATCGCAGTGATGCCTTGCGGGGCACATTCGCCTGGCCGGCGTTCGACATCGATTTCTGGCTGATGGCCATTCGGGTGGCGATGGTCCTGCTGGTGTTGCTGGGCGTGATGTGGGCGATTTCCGGTGTGATGACACGCCTGCAGCAGCCGCGCGCACGGGCACGCATGCAAACGCTCGTGTTGCTCCTGCTGGCGGGCGCCCTGTGGACATCGGCGCCCACCACGGTGGATGCGCAATCGGTGACACGCACCACCATGGCCGGCGTCTACACCGCGGATCAGGCCAACAAGGGCAAGGAAGTTTTCGCGAGTTCGTGTCTCGGATGTCACACCACGGCCTCGCACATGGGAACGGCATTCGAGATCAAGTGGTTCGGCCGCCCGCTCTTCGATCTGTACGATTACCTGAGTCAGCTCATGCCGAAGACCGCACCGGGCAGCCTCACCGAAGACGAGTACGTGTGGGTGACGGCGTACATTCTGCGCCTCAATCGCATGCCGGCCGGCAAGACGGAATTGTCGGCCGAACCATCGTGGCTCAAGTCGGTGCGCGTGGATTCGGTGAAGACACCGGTCGCGCGTGATGCCGGGAGTGGTGGCCGGAACGGTGATGGATCGGGTGGCGGGACTGGCGGTGGAATTGGTGGTGGGATTGGTGGTGGCACATCAACACGGAACGCAACAGGAGGTGAGCGATGA
- a CDS encoding RidA family protein — protein sequence MLTTRPSTLALLSITASLGLASALSAQASPERQVVVGEGQRVSATLSPGIRVGNMLFASGQLGTSPNDTTIAGQTTRALENSEKVFKAAGSTLANAVKCTVFLTDVKDFQGMNQAYTKFFPSNPPARSTVVVAALVVPNAKVEIECQGFIP from the coding sequence ATGCTCACTACACGACCGTCCACTCTCGCCCTGTTGTCCATCACGGCATCGCTGGGACTCGCCTCGGCGCTCTCCGCGCAGGCCAGCCCCGAGCGTCAGGTGGTGGTCGGAGAGGGGCAGCGTGTCAGTGCTACGCTCTCCCCCGGTATCCGCGTTGGCAACATGCTGTTCGCGTCGGGACAGCTCGGCACCTCCCCGAATGATACCACGATCGCCGGTCAGACGACGCGGGCGCTGGAGAACTCGGAAAAGGTGTTCAAGGCGGCGGGCTCGACGCTGGCCAACGCGGTCAAGTGCACGGTGTTCCTGACGGACGTGAAGGATTTCCAGGGGATGAACCAGGCATACACGAAGTTCTTCCCGAGCAATCCGCCCGCGCGCTCGACGGTGGTGGTGGCGGCCCTGGTGGTGCCCAACGCCAAGGTCGAGATCGAGTGCCAGGGCTTCATTCCGTAA
- a CDS encoding zinc ribbon domain-containing protein: MPMFDFVCTSCAHTFDALVRGDVLPACPACGATKVEKLLSLPAIKTSGTHDRALAAAKRRDASQGQERMHAQRQYELSHDD, encoded by the coding sequence ATGCCGATGTTCGACTTCGTCTGCACCTCCTGTGCGCACACGTTCGATGCGCTGGTGCGTGGTGACGTATTGCCGGCGTGTCCGGCCTGTGGCGCCACGAAGGTCGAAAAGTTGCTCTCCCTGCCGGCAATCAAGACGTCGGGCACGCACGATCGTGCGCTCGCCGCCGCAAAACGTCGGGATGCATCGCAGGGCCAGGAGCGCATGCACGCGCAGCGTCAGTACGAATTGAGTCACGACGACTGA
- a CDS encoding DUF1552 domain-containing protein encodes MPRRQFLQGMSATIALPYLDAMIPSGRRLFDAKEAPRLVAIEMVHGAAGCNEWGAKMNMWSPAAAGRQYDLSPTALTSLDSYRDYLTIVSNTDVREAEPTSPNEIGGDHFRSSAVYLTHMHPKQTEGSDVKVGTSLDQLYAQRYGQNTPIPSMQLCIENVDQAGGCAYGYACVYTDSISWSSPSEPLPVIRDPRVAFEKLFGVGGTSAERSERRRTRRSILDFISGEMSSLKATLGPEDKHRLDKYLTDIREVERRIQRVEARNTSGEVRELPEAPAGVPDSFSDHVKLMFDIQALAFAADITRVFSFKMGRDGSSRTYPESGTDKPFHPASHHGGTERGVRDFNTINKYHVSMLPYFLDKLKSIQEGDANMLDKTMIIYGSPMGDSNLHNHRRCPLIVLGKAENRLTGNLHIKAPDGTPMANAMLSMMHTLGMEDMTSFGDSNGVLNLNSANA; translated from the coding sequence ATGCCCCGCCGCCAGTTCCTGCAGGGGATGAGTGCCACGATCGCGCTGCCCTACCTCGATGCCATGATCCCGTCGGGTCGTCGCCTGTTCGATGCCAAGGAGGCTCCGCGCCTCGTGGCCATCGAGATGGTGCACGGCGCCGCCGGCTGCAACGAGTGGGGCGCGAAGATGAACATGTGGTCGCCGGCCGCCGCCGGTCGCCAGTACGATCTCTCGCCGACGGCCCTGACGTCGCTCGACAGCTATCGCGACTATCTCACCATCGTCAGCAACACGGACGTACGTGAAGCCGAGCCGACGTCGCCGAACGAGATCGGCGGCGACCACTTCCGGTCCAGCGCCGTGTACCTCACGCACATGCATCCGAAGCAGACGGAAGGCTCGGATGTGAAGGTGGGGACGTCGCTCGATCAGTTGTATGCGCAGCGGTACGGTCAGAACACGCCGATCCCGTCGATGCAGCTCTGCATCGAGAACGTGGACCAGGCGGGTGGTTGCGCCTACGGCTACGCCTGCGTGTACACCGACTCCATCTCCTGGTCGTCGCCCTCGGAGCCGCTGCCGGTCATCCGCGATCCGCGCGTGGCGTTCGAGAAACTCTTCGGCGTCGGCGGCACCTCGGCCGAGCGGTCGGAACGTCGTCGCACGCGTCGCAGCATCCTCGACTTCATCTCGGGCGAGATGTCGTCGCTCAAGGCGACGCTGGGACCGGAAGACAAGCACCGTCTCGACAAGTACCTCACGGACATCCGTGAAGTGGAGCGCCGAATCCAGCGGGTGGAAGCGCGCAACACCAGCGGAGAAGTACGTGAGCTGCCCGAAGCGCCGGCCGGTGTGCCCGATTCGTTCTCCGATCACGTGAAGCTGATGTTCGATATCCAGGCGCTGGCGTTCGCGGCGGATATCACGCGCGTGTTCTCGTTCAAGATGGGCCGCGACGGCTCGAGCCGGACGTATCCGGAGAGCGGCACGGACAAGCCGTTCCACCCGGCGTCGCACCATGGTGGCACGGAACGTGGCGTGCGCGACTTCAACACGATCAACAAGTACCACGTGTCGATGCTGCCGTACTTCCTCGACAAGCTGAAGAGCATCCAGGAAGGCGACGCCAACATGCTCGACAAGACGATGATCATCTACGGTTCGCCGATGGGTGACTCGAACCTGCACAACCACCGCCGCTGCCCGCTCATCGTGCTCGGCAAGGCGGAGAACCGTCTCACCGGCAACCTGCACATCAAGGCGCCGGACGGCACGCCGATGGCGAACGCCATGCTCAGCATGATGCACACCCTCGGCATGGAGGACATGACGTCCTTCGGTGACAGCAACGGCGTCCTCAACCTCAACAGCGCCAATGCCTGA
- a CDS encoding ankyrin repeat domain-containing protein: MPDIRQHTQRAPLWRASRVAVGAAACIATLTLGAARENPAEAPVADAVMRGDSARVRTLIKQGMDVNEAQPDGMSALHWAAQRGDLGSAQMLVYAGARVDALTRNGNYTPLHLAAREGRGSVVKLLLEHGASPTAVTSSGAATPLHFAAGRGDSTSVAALLDKGTPVDIRENAWGQTPLMWAAAYNRVTALDLLIKRGAGLEAASKIEDIPKQERDLRAEMAIRTRRVAALKAAESPMAPTTVTPNITPAAPGAPAAAAPSGAPAANAPAAARGNAGNGAGNAAGNAAGNAAGNAAPARGNAGGNAAQQANAGTAPVGRGGAPRAAGDSAGTRAATGFQQRGPSYGDLIGNKGGLTPLLFAVREGNEEAVQHLLTAGANINHVSEGDHTSPLLMAVINGRFDMASMLMAKGANVKLQSDAGAAPLYAVINTQWAPKSLYPQPTAQMQQKTTHLELMEAMLKAGADPNVRLKKHLWFMSYNFDLLGVNTVGATAFWRAAYGLDVPAMKLLLKYGADPNIPTIKPTGRLPGDDSGEEGGDGTDPSGLPPVPDGGPGVYPIHAAAGVGYGEGYAANAHRHAPDAWLPSIKFLVEELKMDPNQRDFNGYNTLHHAAARGDNELIEYLVSKGADVHALSRRGQTTADMANGPVQRIPPFLETVDLLVKLGSKNSNKCKSC; encoded by the coding sequence ATGCCTGATATTCGCCAGCACACCCAGCGCGCGCCCCTGTGGCGCGCGTCGCGGGTTGCGGTCGGCGCGGCAGCCTGCATCGCTACGCTGACGCTCGGCGCAGCTCGCGAGAATCCCGCGGAAGCCCCGGTGGCCGACGCCGTCATGCGCGGCGACAGCGCCCGCGTGCGGACGCTGATCAAGCAGGGGATGGATGTGAACGAAGCGCAGCCCGACGGCATGTCGGCGCTGCACTGGGCCGCCCAGCGCGGCGATCTGGGCTCGGCGCAGATGCTGGTATATGCCGGCGCCCGTGTCGATGCCCTCACGCGCAACGGCAACTACACGCCGCTGCATCTTGCGGCGCGTGAAGGTCGCGGCAGCGTGGTGAAGCTGCTGCTGGAACACGGGGCGAGCCCCACCGCCGTCACGAGCTCGGGCGCGGCCACGCCGCTGCATTTTGCGGCCGGACGTGGCGATTCGACCAGTGTGGCGGCCCTGCTCGACAAGGGCACGCCGGTGGACATCCGCGAGAACGCGTGGGGGCAGACGCCGCTCATGTGGGCTGCGGCATACAATCGCGTGACGGCGCTCGATCTGCTGATCAAGCGTGGCGCCGGTCTCGAAGCGGCGTCGAAGATCGAGGACATTCCGAAGCAGGAACGTGACCTCCGCGCCGAGATGGCCATCCGCACGCGTCGCGTCGCAGCGCTCAAGGCCGCGGAATCGCCGATGGCGCCCACCACGGTGACCCCGAACATCACGCCGGCGGCTCCGGGTGCTCCGGCGGCGGCGGCGCCCTCAGGCGCACCGGCGGCCAACGCACCAGCCGCTGCCCGTGGTAACGCGGGCAATGGTGCCGGCAACGCAGCTGGCAACGCGGCAGGCAACGCGGCAGGCAACGCAGCACCCGCCCGTGGCAATGCCGGCGGGAATGCCGCGCAGCAGGCCAACGCCGGCACGGCGCCGGTGGGTCGGGGCGGCGCACCCCGTGCGGCCGGAGATTCGGCGGGCACACGGGCGGCCACCGGATTCCAGCAGCGTGGTCCGTCGTACGGCGATCTGATCGGCAACAAGGGTGGTCTCACCCCGCTGCTGTTCGCCGTACGCGAAGGCAACGAAGAAGCCGTGCAGCATCTGCTGACGGCCGGCGCGAACATCAACCACGTGAGCGAGGGCGATCACACCAGCCCGCTGCTCATGGCCGTTATCAACGGCCGCTTCGACATGGCGTCCATGCTCATGGCGAAGGGCGCCAACGTAAAGCTGCAGAGCGATGCCGGCGCGGCCCCGCTCTATGCCGTGATCAACACGCAGTGGGCACCGAAGTCGCTCTATCCGCAGCCCACCGCGCAGATGCAGCAGAAGACCACGCACCTCGAGCTCATGGAAGCCATGCTCAAGGCCGGCGCGGATCCGAACGTGCGTCTCAAGAAGCACCTGTGGTTCATGTCGTACAATTTCGATCTGCTCGGCGTGAACACGGTGGGAGCCACGGCCTTCTGGCGGGCCGCGTACGGGCTCGATGTGCCGGCGATGAAGCTGCTGCTCAAGTACGGCGCCGATCCGAACATCCCGACCATCAAGCCCACCGGCCGTCTGCCGGGCGACGATTCGGGTGAAGAAGGCGGCGACGGGACCGATCCGTCGGGACTGCCGCCGGTGCCGGATGGCGGCCCGGGCGTGTACCCGATTCACGCGGCTGCAGGCGTGGGCTACGGCGAAGGGTATGCGGCCAATGCGCATCGCCATGCACCGGACGCGTGGTTGCCGTCGATCAAGTTCCTGGTCGAAGAGCTCAAGATGGATCCGAACCAGCGTGACTTCAACGGATACAACACGTTGCATCATGCGGCCGCACGTGGCGACAACGAGCTCATCGAATACCTCGTGTCGAAGGGTGCCGACGTCCACGCGCTCAGCCGCCGTGGTCAGACCACGGCCGACATGGCGAACGGTCCGGTGCAGCGCATTCCCCCCTTCCTCGAGACGGTCGACCTGCTCGTCAAGCTCGGCTCGAAGAACAGCAACAAGTGCAAGTCCTGCTGA